One segment of Clostridium ljungdahlii DSM 13528 DNA contains the following:
- a CDS encoding cell wall-binding repeat-containing protein, producing MYKKGIKKLGIVMFLSFILNIAFAYNSVKAYYEPPISRISGNNRYGTAARVATINWTTSENVVLVSGEGYADAVSASSLAKKLDAPILLTSSNALSPEAEYALNLLRIKNIYVIGGNASISQNIRDTLKSKYTLTELEGSNRYETNIAVAKYLVKLGVSASNIIVASGEGFADALSVSSVAAAKGQILLLANNNKNSIQSSINFAKINCSKAVIVGTRDVISDSIKNTFGANATRVNGGANRFDTNLAVLKTFKSDLKNDNLYVANASAAIPDNLYADALVASALAGKYSAPLVLVDKDGTDATNNAMYYIKDTVSQNTHVQIIGGLSVIPDSIFDNIYFPLSI from the coding sequence ATGTACAAAAAAGGTATAAAAAAGCTTGGTATTGTAATGTTTCTATCTTTCATTTTAAATATAGCATTTGCCTACAATTCTGTTAAAGCATATTATGAACCGCCAATATCAAGAATAAGCGGCAATAATAGATATGGAACAGCTGCTAGAGTTGCTACAATAAATTGGACAACTTCAGAAAATGTTGTATTAGTATCAGGTGAAGGATATGCCGATGCAGTAAGTGCTTCATCATTAGCTAAGAAATTAGATGCACCTATACTTTTAACTTCATCAAATGCACTCAGCCCAGAAGCTGAATATGCACTAAACCTATTAAGAATAAAAAATATATATGTTATTGGAGGAAATGCTTCTATTTCGCAGAACATAAGAGATACTCTTAAATCCAAATATACCTTGACAGAGTTAGAAGGATCAAACAGGTATGAAACTAATATAGCAGTAGCCAAATATCTAGTTAAATTAGGAGTTAGTGCAAGCAACATTATAGTAGCTAGTGGAGAAGGATTTGCAGATGCTCTTTCTGTATCATCAGTAGCTGCAGCAAAAGGACAGATTTTGTTACTAGCAAACAATAACAAAAATTCAATTCAATCATCAATTAACTTTGCAAAAATCAACTGCTCTAAGGCTGTAATTGTTGGAACTAGAGATGTTATAAGTGACTCAATAAAGAACACTTTTGGGGCAAACGCTACTAGAGTAAATGGTGGAGCGAATAGATTTGATACTAACTTAGCTGTATTAAAAACATTCAAGAGTGACTTAAAAAATGATAATTTGTATGTAGCAAATGCAAGTGCAGCCATACCGGATAACCTTTACGCAGACGCATTAGTTGCTTCCGCATTAGCTGGAAAATATAGTGCACCATTAGTATTAGTTGACAAAGATGGTACAGATGCAACAAACAATGCTATGTACTATATTAAAGATACAGTTTCCCAAAATACTCATGTGCAAATAATTGGAGGACTTTCTGTTATTCCAGATTCTATATTTGATAATATATATTTTCCATTAAGCATATAG
- a CDS encoding nucleoside deaminase, which translates to MSKKDHLYYLRRANEIAKNSREHGNTPFGALLVDKDGNILLEQENIEISTGDCTGHAEASLMRRASQKYSKEFLAECTLYTTFEPCVMCSGAIYWGNVRTVVYGLTEKELLNQTGNDKQNPTFDLSCREVFKKGQKDITVIGPFNELKDEILKTHEGYWGKSD; encoded by the coding sequence ATGAGTAAAAAGGATCACCTATATTATTTAAGAAGGGCAAATGAAATTGCTAAAAATTCAAGAGAACATGGAAATACTCCATTTGGAGCACTGCTTGTAGATAAGGATGGTAATATACTTTTAGAACAGGAAAATATAGAGATAAGCACAGGAGATTGTACGGGACATGCTGAGGCTTCCCTTATGAGGAGGGCATCTCAAAAATATTCTAAAGAATTTTTAGCAGAGTGTACACTATATACTACTTTTGAACCATGTGTCATGTGTTCTGGTGCCATTTACTGGGGCAATGTAAGGACAGTTGTATATGGACTTACTGAAAAAGAACTTCTAAATCAAACGGGAAATGACAAGCAAAATCCAACTTTTGACCTCTCTTGTAGGGAAGTGTTTAAGAAAGGACAGAAAGACATTACTGTAATAGGGCCTTTTAATGAATTAAAAGATGAAATATTAAAAACTCATGAGGGGTACTGGGGGAAAAGTGATTGA
- a CDS encoding DUF4367 domain-containing protein: MRDNMKNFRNESNEILKDICVTDELKRKTLERCSNRRSLQLKPVLIASAVFAILIFTFKLYNFSHKADIARSYVKPDQKYVDKSINNDHKGTIDNETSKEISKANKIGNSIVQDKSNAKNSTKNVSSNKDTTIQNKNILSQNTNNYNVETPSTNQENEKEDDKNHGGDLGAVRPSGVASLGESLSMKDAEKYFESKVLLPSYVPEGFELSNISIPCEGVKSISIKYSLNSKYFIIQESKSLSGLKGDKTLYIGAGKAYINYFKDEQATSVSWIMNNVEYSLYGNIQENSLIDIANSIK, translated from the coding sequence ATGAGAGATAATATGAAAAATTTTAGGAATGAATCAAATGAAATTCTAAAAGATATTTGTGTTACAGATGAATTGAAAAGAAAGACCCTAGAAAGATGCAGTAATAGAAGGTCATTGCAATTAAAACCGGTTTTAATTGCATCAGCTGTTTTTGCCATTTTAATTTTTACATTTAAGTTATACAACTTTTCTCATAAAGCTGATATTGCACGCAGTTATGTAAAACCAGATCAAAAATATGTAGACAAATCAATAAATAATGATCATAAAGGAACTATAGATAATGAAACGTCAAAGGAAATATCAAAAGCTAATAAAATAGGAAATTCAATAGTACAGGATAAATCAAATGCAAAAAATTCAACTAAGAATGTAAGCTCAAATAAGGATACAACAATTCAAAATAAAAATATTTTGTCACAAAATACAAATAATTACAATGTTGAAACTCCTAGTACTAATCAGGAAAATGAAAAAGAAGATGATAAAAATCATGGGGGAGATTTAGGTGCAGTAAGACCTAGTGGAGTAGCTTCTCTAGGAGAATCCTTAAGCATGAAAGATGCTGAAAAATATTTTGAAAGTAAGGTGTTGCTGCCATCATATGTTCCTGAAGGATTTGAACTTTCAAATATATCTATTCCCTGTGAAGGCGTTAAAAGTATAAGCATAAAGTATAGTTTAAATTCTAAATATTTTATAATACAGGAAAGCAAGAGTTTATCGGGATTAAAAGGTGATAAAACTTTATATATTGGTGCTGGTAAGGCTTATATAAATTACTTTAAAGATGAACAAGCAACAAGTGTATCATGGATAATGAATAATGTGGAATATTCTTTATATGGAAACATACAAGAAAATTCCCTAATTGACATAGCAAATTCAATTAAATAA
- a CDS encoding sigma-70 family RNA polymerase sigma factor, whose translation MDEKIEELMNSYGNDVLRMAYLYLKDKYLAEDVFQEVFIKVYKNFSKLKKSSSEKNWIMTITINTCRDVLRISWFKKVILSKDVYDNSFVDICENVDDKVINKIQHEELLKQVMDMPRKYKEIIILYYYEELSTRDISKVLKIPEGTVRSRLFRARTVLKSNIDGKIEYER comes from the coding sequence ATGGATGAGAAAATAGAAGAGTTAATGAACAGCTATGGAAATGACGTACTTAGAATGGCCTATCTGTATTTAAAGGACAAGTATTTGGCTGAAGATGTTTTTCAAGAGGTTTTTATAAAAGTGTATAAAAATTTTAGTAAGCTCAAAAAAAGCAGCAGCGAAAAAAACTGGATTATGACTATTACAATAAATACTTGCAGGGATGTACTAAGAATTTCATGGTTCAAGAAAGTTATTCTGTCAAAGGATGTGTATGATAATTCTTTTGTAGATATTTGTGAAAATGTAGATGATAAAGTTATAAATAAAATTCAACATGAAGAATTATTAAAACAGGTTATGGATATGCCGCGCAAATATAAGGAAATTATAATTCTTTACTATTATGAAGAGCTATCTACAAGGGACATAAGTAAGGTACTGAAAATACCAGAAGGTACTGTGCGCAGCCGGCTTTTTAGAGCAAGGACAGTATTGAAATCCAATATAGATGGGAAGATTGAATATGAGAGATAA
- a CDS encoding xanthine dehydrogenase family protein molybdopterin-binding subunit produces the protein MENNISDSIIRFDAEEKISGKAKYISDIVYKDVLYAKTLRSTRARAKILSIKFPEIPEGYFIVDKNDVPGKIGDWPIFVEDEVNYIGEGILLVVGPEKKKVVDIILRTEVEYEDLPSTLTMDDAEEKNDTFVEYKYSKGDIEAAVRDAKYVFENEYSTGYQEHAYMEPQGIVGTYHDGKITVEGSMQCPYYIKDAIVQALDFDYDKVQVKQATTGGGFGGKEEFPSLLGCQVAVASYKIKKTVKLVFERNEDIKSSTKRHPSKIKLKGYIDENYRIIGMDAYVRLDGGAYSGLSNVVLQRAIFGICGVYDVANVKTKGSVLKTNKLVSGAFRGFGAPQSTFAVEMFVEYMANKLKINPVEFRKINYVKKGSKTSTGGTYREDVVVDKLTDKVEEMSDYNRKYKEYMSENKLKGIGMSVFFHGGGFTGKGERDIIKTKLKVRKNKNDTVEILVSNVEMGQGLGTTLRKIAAETIGIPIDRIIYNKPDTDRVPNSGPTVASRSILIVGKLIEEACQKIKDKWDEKDEFEIAANYKHPEEILWDENKFEGDAYNTSAWGANVVEVEIDPLTYEVLVKGIWTAYDVGNAIDDNIVKGQIDGGVTQGLGYASMEVLKPKQGKLEQSTFTDYIIPTAVDFPRIHRELVNSPYYNGPFGGKSVGELTIDGAAPAYAIAVENALKRHLNQIPVTPESIMEVMDNEGKL, from the coding sequence ATGGAAAACAATATAAGTGATTCTATAATTAGATTTGATGCAGAAGAAAAGATATCGGGAAAAGCTAAATATATCTCCGATATAGTATATAAAGATGTTTTATATGCAAAAACGCTTCGATCTACTAGAGCAAGAGCTAAAATATTATCTATAAAATTCCCGGAGATTCCTGAAGGATATTTTATTGTGGATAAAAACGATGTACCAGGTAAAATTGGAGATTGGCCAATTTTTGTTGAAGATGAGGTAAATTATATTGGAGAGGGAATACTTCTCGTTGTAGGACCTGAAAAGAAAAAAGTAGTAGATATTATTTTAAGAACAGAAGTAGAGTATGAGGATTTACCTTCAACTTTAACTATGGATGATGCTGAAGAAAAAAATGATACATTTGTAGAGTACAAGTATTCAAAGGGAGACATAGAAGCTGCAGTTAGAGATGCTAAATATGTTTTTGAAAATGAATATAGTACGGGATACCAGGAACATGCATATATGGAGCCACAGGGAATTGTAGGAACTTATCATGATGGAAAGATTACAGTAGAGGGATCTATGCAGTGTCCCTATTATATAAAAGATGCAATTGTACAGGCACTTGATTTTGACTACGATAAGGTTCAGGTAAAACAGGCAACTACAGGGGGAGGATTTGGGGGAAAAGAAGAGTTTCCATCTCTTTTAGGATGTCAAGTTGCAGTTGCATCCTATAAAATTAAAAAAACAGTGAAGCTTGTCTTTGAGAGGAATGAAGATATAAAATCAAGTACTAAAAGACATCCATCAAAAATTAAGCTAAAAGGTTATATAGATGAAAATTATAGAATAATAGGAATGGATGCATATGTTAGATTAGACGGTGGTGCCTACTCTGGACTCTCAAATGTAGTGCTTCAAAGGGCAATTTTTGGAATATGTGGAGTATATGATGTGGCAAATGTAAAAACGAAGGGATCTGTACTTAAGACAAATAAATTAGTTAGTGGAGCATTTAGAGGATTTGGAGCACCTCAATCTACATTTGCAGTGGAAATGTTTGTAGAGTATATGGCAAATAAGCTTAAAATAAATCCAGTTGAGTTTAGAAAAATTAATTACGTAAAAAAGGGAAGTAAGACTTCTACAGGAGGAACTTATAGGGAAGATGTAGTAGTTGATAAGCTTACGGATAAAGTAGAAGAAATGTCTGATTATAATAGAAAATATAAAGAATACATGTCAGAAAATAAATTGAAAGGAATCGGTATGTCTGTATTTTTCCACGGTGGTGGATTTACTGGAAAAGGAGAAAGAGACATTATAAAGACAAAGCTGAAAGTGAGAAAAAACAAGAATGACACTGTGGAAATATTAGTATCTAATGTAGAAATGGGACAGGGCTTAGGTACTACTTTAAGAAAAATAGCGGCAGAGACAATAGGAATACCGATAGATAGAATTATATATAATAAACCAGATACGGATAGGGTACCTAATTCCGGGCCTACTGTAGCTTCAAGAAGTATATTGATAGTTGGAAAACTTATTGAAGAAGCATGCCAGAAAATTAAAGATAAGTGGGATGAGAAGGATGAATTTGAAATTGCAGCTAATTACAAACATCCTGAGGAAATTCTGTGGGATGAAAATAAATTTGAAGGAGACGCATATAATACCAGTGCCTGGGGTGCAAATGTAGTAGAAGTGGAAATAGATCCACTAACTTATGAAGTTTTAGTTAAAGGTATATGGACTGCTTATGATGTAGGAAATGCCATTGATGATAATATTGTTAAAGGGCAAATAGATGGGGGTGTAACTCAGGGACTAGGATATGCTTCTATGGAGGTTCTAAAGCCTAAACAGGGAAAACTGGAACAATCAACTTTTACAGATTATATTATACCAACAGCTGTAGATTTCCCAAGAATACATAGAGAACTTGTAAATAGCCCCTATTATAACGGACCTTTTGGTGGAAAAAGTGTGGGAGAACTGACTATTGATGGAGCAGCTCCTGCTTATGCCATTGCAGTAGAGAATGCACTTAAAAGGCATCTAAATCAAATTCCTGTAACACCGGAATCTATAATGGAGGTAATGGACAATGAAGGTAAACTTTAA
- a CDS encoding (2Fe-2S)-binding protein — translation MKVNFNLNNEDVEIEASGVKRLLDVLREDFKLTGVKEGCGQGECGACAVIIDGKLVNSCCFPLANVMGSKVLTIEGLRNTKEFEVLDQCFKEAGAVQCGFCIPAMIMASYVLLIGNPKPKEEDIRRGISGNICRCTGYNMIIDAIKLASERGEKLWKALNQ, via the coding sequence ATGAAGGTAAACTTTAATTTAAATAATGAAGATGTAGAAATTGAAGCTTCAGGTGTTAAGAGACTTTTAGATGTTTTAAGAGAAGACTTTAAGTTAACTGGAGTAAAAGAAGGCTGTGGACAGGGAGAATGTGGGGCCTGTGCTGTTATAATAGATGGAAAATTGGTTAATTCCTGCTGCTTTCCACTGGCAAATGTAATGGGAAGCAAGGTCTTAACTATTGAAGGGTTGAGAAATACAAAAGAATTTGAAGTACTTGATCAGTGTTTTAAGGAAGCAGGTGCAGTTCAATGTGGTTTTTGTATACCTGCTATGATAATGGCATCTTATGTTCTTCTTATTGGAAATCCAAAACCAAAAGAAGAGGATATAAGACGTGGAATTTCAGGAAACATATGCAGATGTACAGGGTATAATATGATAATTGATGCCATAAAATTAGCTAGTGAAAGAGGTGAGAAGTTGTGGAAAGCTTTAAACCAGTAA
- a CDS encoding YgeY family selenium metabolism-linked hydrolase, with the protein MLSEERKSEVIELCKKLIRTRSYSGQEENVANVIKVAFNNMGFDDFFIDDYGNIIGHIKGKEKGKSILFDGHMDTVPVVDESEWTYPPFAAQIHDGKMYGRGTSDMKGALCAMICGVSYFAKDVKKKFKGDIYVAGVVHEECFEGVASRKISAKVNPDYVVIGEASNCNLKIGQRGRAEILVETFGKSAHSANPEKGINAVYKMNKLIEAIRKLKLSSHDFLGDGILELTDIKSSPYPGASVVPDYCRATFDRRLLVGETRKSVLKPIQNIITELEKQDENFKAKVSFSRGKEMCYTGVEIEGERFFPAWLYDRKDEFVKKSYDGLVKAGINPEITHYSFCTNGSHYAGEAGIKAIGFGPSKENLAHTVNEYIEISQFEKAVEGYYSILKAVLS; encoded by the coding sequence ATGTTATCTGAGGAAAGAAAAAGTGAAGTAATTGAATTGTGCAAAAAGCTTATAAGAACTAGAAGTTATTCTGGACAAGAAGAAAATGTGGCAAATGTTATAAAAGTCGCATTTAATAATATGGGTTTTGACGACTTTTTTATAGATGATTATGGTAATATAATAGGCCATATAAAAGGTAAAGAAAAGGGAAAGTCCATATTGTTTGATGGACATATGGATACTGTACCTGTAGTGGATGAGAGTGAGTGGACATACCCTCCTTTTGCTGCCCAAATTCATGATGGCAAAATGTACGGAAGGGGAACATCAGATATGAAAGGCGCCCTGTGTGCCATGATATGTGGAGTTTCTTATTTTGCTAAGGATGTTAAGAAGAAGTTTAAAGGTGACATATATGTAGCAGGAGTTGTACATGAAGAGTGTTTTGAAGGAGTTGCCTCTAGAAAAATAAGCGCTAAAGTAAATCCTGATTATGTGGTAATTGGAGAAGCATCAAACTGCAATTTAAAGATAGGACAGAGGGGAAGAGCTGAAATTTTAGTTGAAACCTTTGGAAAGTCTGCTCACTCAGCTAATCCTGAAAAGGGAATAAATGCAGTATATAAGATGAACAAGCTTATAGAGGCTATAAGAAAGTTAAAACTCAGCAGCCATGATTTTCTCGGCGATGGAATACTTGAACTTACAGATATAAAATCTTCACCATATCCAGGGGCATCTGTAGTTCCTGATTACTGTAGAGCAACATTTGATAGAAGGCTTCTTGTAGGAGAAACTAGGAAAAGTGTACTTAAGCCTATACAGAATATTATTACAGAACTTGAAAAACAAGATGAAAATTTTAAAGCTAAAGTAAGTTTTTCAAGGGGGAAAGAGATGTGTTATACAGGTGTGGAAATAGAAGGGGAAAGATTCTTTCCTGCATGGCTTTATGATAGAAAAGATGAATTTGTTAAAAAGTCTTATGATGGTTTAGTAAAAGCTGGAATTAATCCTGAAATAACTCACTATTCTTTTTGTACAAATGGAAGCCATTATGCAGGGGAAGCAGGAATAAAGGCTATAGGTTTTGGACCTTCAAAGGAAAATTTAGCACATACAGTAAATGAATATATTGAAATATCACAATTTGAAAAAGCTGTAGAAGGGTATTATTCAATTCTTAAAGCAGTGCTTTCCTAA
- the ade gene encoding adenine deaminase — translation MKSYLEIKKLIECGLGEVSCDLKLSNVNLVNVYSEEIYGTNIYIKDGRVVCIDPDVKLEAEKSIDCSGKYAIPGFIDSHLHIETTLLSPEALSDVIVPKGTTTLCADLMEIANVCGIDGIKALLDSIEKLPYRTYIEIPSRVPTAPGLETTGGVVELEEVIEALSWDETLSLGELDPSKILFKKEEYLKKIEASLSRRKIINGHAIGITGRDLNVYAASGMSDDHECVSFEELLERIRLGMDVFIREGSSERNVEKLIKGVVDKKLSFEHLMFCTDDKHASDIKNEGHINYNVNKAISLGVSPINAIQMATINAAKHFRVEDEIGSITPGRKADILIVKSLENIQPSMVFFEGKLVAEQENLISNKVSSEYPSWIKNTVKFKTPITPESFKINSKCNDTTFVNVIELIKDQIINKWIKVKLPVKGGLIQNDVEEDILKLAVVERYGKTGGVGIGFVKGFNIKDGALASSVSHDHHNIVCVGTDDYNMSIAVNEIKDIQGGFVLVKQGKVIGKMLLPIGGLMSDHDADSVIEEITSLNNLTHEIGCTLAAPFMTLSFISLPTVPELGLTDIGLIDVLKHEIISTEIRDNEKNRSKL, via the coding sequence TTGAAAAGCTATTTGGAAATAAAAAAACTTATAGAATGTGGACTAGGTGAAGTATCCTGTGATTTAAAACTTTCAAATGTTAATCTCGTAAATGTCTATTCTGAAGAAATATATGGTACAAACATCTATATAAAAGATGGCAGGGTTGTGTGCATTGATCCTGATGTTAAGCTTGAAGCTGAAAAATCTATAGATTGCAGTGGAAAATATGCTATTCCAGGATTTATTGATTCTCATTTGCATATTGAAACTACATTGCTTTCTCCTGAAGCACTTTCAGATGTAATAGTACCTAAAGGTACTACAACTCTTTGTGCAGATCTTATGGAAATTGCAAATGTATGTGGAATAGATGGAATAAAAGCTCTGCTTGATTCTATAGAAAAACTACCTTATAGAACTTATATTGAAATCCCATCAAGAGTACCTACAGCTCCGGGCCTTGAAACTACAGGAGGGGTAGTGGAATTAGAAGAAGTTATAGAGGCACTTAGTTGGGACGAGACATTGAGCTTAGGGGAACTTGACCCTTCAAAAATACTGTTTAAAAAAGAAGAATATTTAAAGAAAATTGAGGCTTCGCTTAGTAGAAGAAAAATAATTAATGGGCATGCTATTGGAATAACAGGAAGAGATCTTAATGTTTATGCTGCTTCTGGTATGAGTGATGATCATGAATGTGTATCTTTTGAAGAGCTTCTTGAGAGAATAAGACTTGGTATGGATGTATTTATAAGAGAAGGAAGTTCTGAGAGAAATGTAGAAAAGCTCATAAAGGGAGTTGTAGATAAGAAACTTTCTTTTGAACATCTTATGTTTTGTACAGATGATAAACATGCCAGTGATATAAAAAATGAAGGACACATAAATTATAATGTGAACAAGGCCATTTCTCTTGGGGTTTCTCCTATAAATGCAATTCAGATGGCAACTATAAATGCAGCAAAGCATTTTAGAGTAGAAGATGAAATAGGAAGCATTACTCCAGGAAGAAAGGCGGACATTCTTATAGTAAAAAGTTTAGAAAATATACAGCCATCTATGGTGTTTTTTGAAGGCAAGCTTGTAGCTGAGCAGGAAAATTTAATTTCAAATAAAGTAAGTTCAGAATATCCCAGCTGGATAAAAAATACTGTAAAATTTAAAACTCCAATAACACCAGAATCTTTTAAGATAAACTCCAAATGTAATGATACAACCTTTGTAAATGTCATAGAACTTATTAAAGATCAGATAATAAACAAGTGGATAAAAGTAAAACTTCCGGTAAAGGGAGGACTAATTCAAAATGATGTAGAAGAGGACATTTTAAAACTTGCAGTAGTTGAAAGATACGGAAAAACAGGTGGAGTTGGAATTGGATTTGTAAAGGGATTTAATATTAAAGATGGCGCACTGGCTTCTTCTGTATCCCATGATCACCACAATATAGTTTGTGTTGGAACTGATGATTATAATATGTCTATAGCAGTTAATGAAATTAAGGATATACAGGGAGGTTTTGTATTAGTAAAGCAGGGCAAAGTCATTGGAAAGATGCTTTTACCTATTGGTGGGCTTATGAGTGACCATGATGCAGATTCTGTTATAGAGGAAATTACTAGTTTAAATAATCTTACACATGAGATAGGCTGCACTTTAGCTGCACCTTTTATGACATTGTCGTTTATTTCCTTGCCTACTGTGCCGGAGCTTGGACTTACGGACATTGGGCTCATTGACGTACTTAAACATGAAATAATTTCTACAGAAATTAGAGATAATGAGAAGAATAGGAGTAAATTATAA
- a CDS encoding FAD binding domain-containing protein: MESFKPVNIKDALDILNKVDAIVVAGGTDAMIKKRMEPGLLPDFKSNVVFINEVKKLKNIERDEDYIYIGAACTYSEVCESELIPDSFRTVIDGIATPAIRNVGTLGGNICNASPAADMLPLLYALEAQLIIESKTEKRTMPIEDFIVGPGKTSLKKDELLTCIKIPANEHNLFYYKKVGTRKAAAISKLSFAAFASVSAGKVDDVCIAFGSVGPTVVRVKKGEEKIKKLNLDKALELYESSITPIDDQRSTAAYRKKVSINLLKDFMKKVEEKCNE, encoded by the coding sequence GTGGAAAGCTTTAAACCAGTAAATATTAAGGACGCGTTAGATATACTAAATAAAGTAGATGCAATTGTAGTGGCTGGTGGTACTGATGCTATGATAAAGAAGAGAATGGAACCGGGCTTGCTGCCTGATTTTAAAAGTAATGTAGTTTTTATAAATGAAGTAAAAAAACTGAAGAATATTGAAAGAGATGAGGACTATATATATATTGGAGCAGCATGTACCTATAGTGAAGTTTGTGAAAGTGAACTGATACCAGATAGCTTTAGAACTGTAATAGATGGCATAGCCACACCTGCCATCAGAAATGTTGGAACACTGGGGGGAAACATATGTAATGCATCTCCTGCAGCGGATATGCTTCCACTACTTTATGCCCTAGAGGCACAACTTATAATAGAAAGTAAAACCGAAAAGAGAACTATGCCTATAGAGGATTTTATAGTTGGACCGGGGAAAACTTCTTTAAAAAAGGATGAACTTCTTACCTGTATTAAAATTCCAGCAAATGAGCATAATTTATTTTACTATAAAAAGGTAGGAACACGTAAAGCAGCAGCTATTTCTAAGCTCTCCTTTGCTGCATTCGCCAGTGTCTCTGCGGGGAAAGTTGATGATGTGTGCATTGCGTTTGGATCTGTAGGGCCTACAGTTGTTAGAGTAAAAAAAGGTGAAGAGAAAATTAAAAAATTGAATTTAGATAAGGCATTAGAACTTTATGAAAGTTCAATAACTCCAATAGATGATCAGAGATCCACAGCTGCTTATAGAAAAAAAGTTTCAATAAATTTGCTTAAAGATTTTATGAAGAAAGTAGAGGAAAAGTGTAATGAGTAA
- a CDS encoding protease complex subunit PrcB family protein, with amino-acid sequence MFKKLFIPMCFALTVGAVYMPASVKAQGTVKMQSSVSNISKNKLIIKNGPNIMCNKIDFQTISYDNAPKTLTNGIDSCKSSEGFLYYLDSSTNYLYVAVMRGQKPTGGYDIKVDAVEDVEGRGNIIVKETDPDKGAIVPQVVTYPYTIIKVKLPDFSISVKNSSGKVYDYLGAGESNIIGASWVIGNLENIYTDKDYIFIKVKYENGDTELFYVKNNDEGKNQIKNLKVNSTVSVRYALGTPEKYNGEAAFPLIDVKMPVDKSMFTDKGWEDLNSKDCLNILRDKQWTIKFKDQLNDENVNSSNIYVVDSSGNVIPTALSLQDDKKSVKVTPYKPYKLGQKYYLFIVSKLNNNTSSLKGYRMGFQISDSIHMN; translated from the coding sequence ATGTTTAAAAAGTTATTTATACCTATGTGTTTTGCATTAACTGTAGGAGCTGTATATATGCCGGCTTCAGTAAAAGCTCAAGGGACAGTCAAGATGCAATCTTCAGTATCTAACATCAGTAAGAATAAACTTATTATTAAGAATGGACCTAATATAATGTGCAATAAAATTGATTTTCAGACTATATCTTATGATAATGCGCCAAAAACTTTAACTAATGGCATAGATTCTTGTAAATCCAGTGAAGGATTTTTGTACTATTTGGATAGCAGCACGAATTATCTATATGTAGCTGTAATGAGAGGACAAAAGCCCACAGGAGGCTACGATATTAAAGTAGATGCTGTAGAAGATGTAGAAGGAAGGGGAAACATAATTGTAAAGGAAACAGACCCGGACAAAGGTGCCATAGTACCTCAAGTTGTAACTTATCCTTATACTATAATAAAAGTTAAATTACCTGATTTTAGTATAAGCGTAAAAAATTCTTCAGGTAAGGTATATGATTATTTAGGTGCAGGGGAAAGCAATATAATAGGTGCTTCCTGGGTAATTGGTAATTTAGAAAATATATATACTGATAAAGACTATATATTTATAAAGGTTAAATATGAAAATGGTGATACCGAGCTTTTTTATGTAAAAAATAATGATGAAGGAAAAAATCAAATAAAAAATTTAAAAGTAAATAGTACTGTAAGTGTAAGATATGCACTTGGAACTCCAGAAAAGTACAATGGGGAAGCTGCATTTCCTCTAATAGATGTAAAAATGCCTGTAGATAAGAGTATGTTTACAGACAAAGGATGGGAGGATTTAAATTCAAAGGACTGTTTGAATATTTTACGGGATAAACAATGGACGATAAAGTTTAAAGATCAGCTTAATGATGAGAACGTAAATAGCTCAAATATATATGTAGTAGATAGTTCTGGAAATGTAATTCCAACAGCATTATCTCTACAAGATGATAAGAAATCTGTAAAAGTTACTCCCTATAAACCTTATAAACTGGGACAAAAATATTACCTATTTATAGTAAGCAAATTAAATAATAATACATCTTCTTTAAAAGGATATAGGATGGGTTTTCAAATATCAGATAGTATACACATGAATTAA